The Thalassotalea psychrophila genome window below encodes:
- a CDS encoding efflux transporter outer membrane subunit codes for MSNPLLKPNYLVLAITLLSGCAIGPDYQKAPEVAAEELPTWQFNDETNQTGASVATLDWRSFYQDPALQEYIQQALDNNIDLKIASERVYRSQIGLVESDSRFLPNFDMTFDADRERTSKALTTDPKIDNEFKWTANVSWELDLWGKLRRSNEADIANLQATQAEFYGSRISLIAQVAELYYKIQDAQNQIQLTNNNIVAREKSKRITELRHKQGIISGLDVSQSNVELMQEKLKLPALHNSLSSSMYQLSILLDQSPKKLKIPDRNPNNLDRESLPMGLPSELLKRRPDVISQERKLHAATAAIGVAKADYFPNISLVGNFGAKSLEVDDLLDNAEYWEIGADISMPLFNWGATTANVDKVKSEYRETILNYRKVIFVAFRESAEAIENVDKNRTEYYLKRELLAATDEYLRLANLRYSNGVISYIDVLDAQRNQAKSQQDFSAAAESLQTSFVGLYKTLGGGWDAAGYNQALNSEEDIDLTVERQSNEINSQMPVIEQKQEN; via the coding sequence ATGAGTAACCCATTGTTAAAGCCAAACTACTTAGTGCTGGCAATTACTTTATTATCTGGGTGTGCTATTGGCCCTGATTATCAAAAAGCTCCTGAAGTAGCAGCGGAAGAATTGCCTACATGGCAATTCAACGATGAAACAAATCAAACAGGTGCTTCAGTAGCCACATTAGACTGGCGATCATTTTATCAAGACCCGGCACTCCAAGAGTACATTCAACAAGCTCTGGATAATAACATTGACTTAAAAATTGCCAGCGAGCGGGTGTATCGCTCGCAAATTGGTTTAGTAGAAAGTGACAGCCGTTTTTTACCAAATTTTGATATGACCTTTGACGCCGATCGTGAGAGAACCAGCAAAGCGTTAACAACAGATCCGAAAATAGACAATGAATTTAAATGGACGGCTAATGTATCTTGGGAGCTTGATTTATGGGGTAAATTGCGCCGCAGCAATGAAGCCGACATTGCCAATTTACAGGCTACCCAAGCAGAGTTTTACGGTTCAAGAATATCGCTAATTGCGCAAGTTGCCGAGCTGTATTATAAAATTCAAGATGCTCAAAATCAGATACAATTAACTAATAATAATATTGTCGCTCGTGAAAAGTCTAAACGAATTACTGAATTAAGACACAAGCAAGGTATTATCTCAGGACTAGATGTGAGTCAAAGTAATGTGGAGTTAATGCAAGAAAAATTGAAATTGCCAGCACTACATAACTCGCTCAGTTCAAGCATGTATCAATTGTCTATATTACTGGATCAATCACCTAAAAAACTAAAAATTCCAGATCGAAATCCAAACAACTTAGATCGAGAGTCGCTACCTATGGGGTTACCATCAGAGTTATTAAAACGTCGACCTGATGTTATCTCGCAAGAACGTAAGCTTCATGCGGCAACCGCCGCAATTGGCGTAGCAAAGGCTGACTATTTTCCCAATATAAGCTTAGTGGGTAACTTTGGTGCAAAAAGTTTAGAAGTAGATGACCTACTCGATAATGCCGAGTATTGGGAAATAGGTGCCGATATTTCTATGCCCTTATTTAATTGGGGGGCAACAACGGCTAATGTTGACAAAGTAAAATCTGAATATCGTGAAACCATTCTTAATTATCGTAAAGTTATTTTTGTAGCTTTTAGAGAGTCGGCTGAAGCCATTGAAAATGTTGATAAAAACCGTACTGAATATTATTTAAAACGCGAATTACTCGCTGCAACAGATGAATATTTACGCCTCGCCAATTTACGTTATAGCAATGGTGTTATCAGCTATATCGACGTACTAGATGCTCAGCGTAACCAAGCCAAATCACAACAAGATTTTTCGGCTGCGGCCGAAAGCTTACAAACATCATTTGTCGGGCTTTATAAAACGTTGGGTGGTGGCTGGGATGCAGCCGGTTACAATCAAGCATTAAATAGTGAAGAAGATATCGATCTGACAGTAGAGCGACAAAGCAATGAGATCAACAGCCAAATGCCAGTGATTGAGCAAAAGCAAGAAAATTAA
- a CDS encoding efflux RND transporter permease subunit, protein MISQYCIKRPVFASVLSIIILLVGIVSIFKMPIDQYPNISPPQVTISGSYSGATAAITAESVSIPLEQKINGVPNMLYMTSSSNNGGSSKIKITFDVGTNPDFAAIDVQNKVKQAEGDLPGDVITDGVTVEKTSTVPLMTLILRSSEARFDDLYLSNFVTLQIQQALKRIPGVAKVRNVGARTYSMRVWLRPDDLASYGLTPSDVVDAIKEQNANAAAGSLGSQPADGDINLSLTINASGKLKDAESFGNIIIQATDNGALIRLRDVARVELGASAYKLISQHNGQSAAIAALLLLPGANALEVAEQVRTTMAELSGQFPSGISYEIAYDTSVFIEAAISEVVITLIEALLLVSAVVFLFLQDWRTTIIPMLAAPVSIIGTFTFLAAFGFSINTISLLAMVLAIGLVVDDAIVVVENVERIMQEKAINAAQATAIAMKELTGALIATSLVLAAVFLPVAFLGGISGELYKEFAVTLTVAVLISTIVALTLSPALCALLMKPEKKTSRIFTWFNKKVDALTSKYSSYVAAAIKRTARSVVLFVAIFTVGIVIFKQMPSGFMPLEDTGMFYADIQLQPGTSVARTAKTTFKVEKELTAHPAIDQIITLTGENLSNGSGEENAYFQIMLKPWDDRSDYTMEKTMSEVGEIIAGYPELTYKVFQPPAIAGMGERSGFSFELQDRSGANSEGLVEIAKSFIQKAQFLPEIGNISSTLSGDIPMLKLIVDREMVKTYGVNLADLNTLLKQLTGSTSASDFNMFGRTYKVKVQAEAEFRRRPEDLSRFYIKSGTGALIPLSMLAKIEYAAGAGNISRHNLFTSASIGGTPAQGYSSGQAMDAIERLAKEELPDGFAYEWTGMSYQEKSASGQAGSAMLLAVVFIYLFLAALYESWVIPIPVLLIVPIALAGAAIIAWLVGIENNLFFQISAVALVGFSAKNSILIVEFAKSLHQEHGRTIKQAAIEAAEQRFRPIIMTSVSFILGILPLVLSMGPGAQARQSISTGTLGGMVAATTVGIVLVPLFFVIFVSFAEKMKQKFSSADKEA, encoded by the coding sequence GTGATTTCACAATATTGTATTAAACGCCCTGTTTTTGCTTCGGTATTATCAATAATAATTTTACTGGTTGGTATTGTTTCTATTTTTAAAATGCCCATTGATCAGTACCCAAACATATCTCCCCCACAAGTGACTATTTCAGGTAGTTACAGTGGCGCTACTGCCGCAATAACCGCTGAATCAGTTTCTATCCCGTTAGAGCAAAAAATTAACGGCGTACCAAATATGCTGTATATGACCTCCAGCAGCAATAACGGTGGTAGTTCTAAAATAAAAATCACTTTTGATGTAGGTACCAACCCAGACTTTGCTGCAATAGATGTACAAAATAAGGTAAAACAAGCGGAAGGTGATTTACCTGGTGATGTTATTACTGATGGAGTCACCGTTGAAAAAACCTCAACCGTGCCACTAATGACCTTGATTTTACGCTCAAGTGAAGCACGATTCGACGATTTATACTTAAGTAATTTTGTAACCTTGCAAATTCAACAGGCATTAAAACGCATCCCTGGTGTTGCCAAGGTAAGAAATGTCGGTGCTCGTACTTATTCAATGCGAGTTTGGTTACGACCAGATGATCTTGCGTCTTATGGTTTAACCCCAAGTGATGTGGTTGACGCTATCAAAGAACAAAACGCCAATGCCGCAGCTGGCTCATTAGGTAGCCAACCAGCCGATGGAGATATTAATTTATCTCTTACTATAAACGCTTCAGGAAAATTAAAAGATGCGGAGTCTTTTGGTAACATCATAATCCAAGCTACCGACAATGGCGCATTGATTAGACTTCGAGATGTAGCCAGAGTAGAGCTTGGCGCCAGTGCTTATAAACTGATATCACAACATAATGGACAAAGTGCAGCCATTGCTGCTTTGCTGTTATTACCGGGTGCAAATGCACTGGAAGTTGCTGAACAAGTTAGAACCACAATGGCTGAATTATCTGGCCAATTTCCTAGCGGGATCAGCTATGAAATTGCTTACGATACTTCCGTGTTTATTGAAGCTGCGATTAGTGAAGTGGTTATCACCTTAATCGAGGCATTATTATTAGTATCTGCCGTGGTGTTTTTATTTTTACAAGATTGGCGCACAACTATAATCCCCATGTTAGCGGCGCCAGTATCAATTATTGGTACCTTCACCTTTTTAGCCGCTTTTGGGTTTTCAATTAATACCATCAGTTTATTAGCAATGGTGTTAGCGATTGGATTAGTGGTTGATGATGCGATTGTAGTAGTCGAAAACGTCGAACGGATCATGCAGGAAAAAGCCATAAACGCCGCGCAAGCAACAGCAATAGCGATGAAAGAATTAACTGGCGCACTGATCGCAACTTCACTAGTTCTGGCAGCGGTGTTTTTACCTGTTGCGTTCTTAGGGGGAATATCTGGTGAACTTTATAAAGAATTCGCGGTTACACTAACGGTTGCCGTTCTCATATCAACCATTGTTGCCCTCACCCTAAGCCCAGCATTATGCGCACTGTTGATGAAACCTGAGAAAAAAACATCGCGAATATTCACTTGGTTTAATAAAAAAGTTGATGCGCTTACCAGTAAATATAGCAGTTACGTTGCTGCGGCAATAAAACGTACAGCGCGTTCGGTAGTTTTATTTGTGGCAATATTTACTGTCGGTATAGTTATTTTCAAACAAATGCCTTCCGGTTTTATGCCACTTGAAGATACCGGCATGTTCTATGCCGATATACAATTACAACCCGGCACGTCGGTAGCACGCACGGCAAAAACAACATTTAAAGTTGAAAAAGAATTAACTGCCCACCCAGCAATTGACCAAATCATTACCTTAACAGGTGAAAACCTTAGTAATGGCTCTGGCGAAGAAAACGCTTACTTTCAAATAATGTTGAAACCCTGGGATGACAGATCAGACTACACCATGGAAAAAACCATGAGCGAAGTTGGTGAAATAATTGCCGGCTATCCAGAGCTCACCTACAAGGTATTTCAACCTCCCGCCATTGCGGGTATGGGCGAGCGCAGTGGTTTTTCATTTGAATTGCAAGACCGTAGTGGCGCTAATTCTGAAGGTTTAGTTGAAATTGCAAAGTCATTCATTCAAAAAGCACAGTTTTTACCTGAAATAGGCAATATAAGTAGCACCCTAAGTGGTGATATACCGATGCTAAAACTCATTGTTGATCGTGAAATGGTAAAAACTTATGGCGTCAATTTAGCTGATTTAAATACTTTGTTAAAGCAGTTAACCGGTTCAACATCAGCAAGTGACTTTAATATGTTTGGTCGTACTTACAAAGTAAAAGTACAAGCTGAAGCTGAGTTTAGACGTCGTCCTGAAGATCTTTCCCGTTTTTATATCAAGTCGGGAACGGGTGCATTAATACCTTTATCCATGTTGGCTAAAATTGAATACGCAGCAGGTGCAGGTAATATCAGTCGTCACAACTTATTCACCAGTGCAAGTATTGGCGGTACACCGGCCCAAGGCTATAGTTCAGGCCAGGCAATGGACGCAATAGAGCGATTAGCCAAAGAAGAATTGCCTGATGGTTTTGCTTATGAGTGGACAGGTATGTCATATCAAGAAAAAAGTGCCAGTGGTCAAGCAGGCTCTGCAATGTTACTTGCTGTGGTATTTATCTATTTATTCCTTGCCGCATTGTATGAAAGCTGGGTGATCCCTATTCCTGTATTATTAATAGTGCCTATTGCTTTGGCTGGCGCGGCAATTATTGCCTGGCTGGTTGGCATTGAAAATAACCTTTTCTTTCAAATATCGGCAGTAGCCTTGGTAGGTTTTTCCGCTAAAAACTCTATTCTAATTGTTGAATTTGCCAAAAGCCTGCATCAAGAGCATGGTCGAACCATTAAACAAGCGGCAATTGAAGCAGCAGAGCAACGCTTTCGCCCTATAATAATGACATCTGTATCGTTCATATTAGGTATATTACCGTTAGTTCTGTCAATGGGACCTGGTGCTCAAGCAAGGCAGTCAATATCAACGGGGACACTGGGTGGCATGGTTGCAGCAACGACTGTTGGGATTGTTTTAGTACCATTATTTTTTGTTATTTTTGTCAGTTTCGCTGAAAAGATGAAACAAAAGTTCAGCTCTGCAGATAAGGAGGCTTAA
- a CDS encoding phosphoenolpyruvate carboxylase — MSQPLQTAGIKFLKALANHSDVIMKAYLSGRVNELEFDAKVLEKLIEHGVLWRPEPGEDLRLRSSIRGLLENNLRDERNRQLDANIGTKLELIKTVTSHYKEALHHQNYAEAEVYIEDLTEQVYGLVDSLKSNVRNLWRRIHNEFGYVASINAKIRENELAQSQLTEMRKQLEMFHFDELAAIAGTSRELRRLLVVQLQRSYSEISQELSIAQSKLIDLLGKFRQYLHRSQLLKGFVLHAQQKPDYQVKDYSAKHNVPNLFNQAKAIIKPAQIDVNNIEHERLFAEVVSHIKEVRHANLGVKDKRQAQGFEINDIEQIDIESDLIKKNVESYFCQVIDSGHRMSALEYHQQNQLDLDQEVWVYGVINGYQGLSSEEQDFFEIGTEGHVHPQFNGNYIIEDVELGLR, encoded by the coding sequence GTGAGCCAGCCCTTGCAAACTGCAGGCATAAAATTTTTAAAAGCTCTGGCCAATCATTCAGACGTGATCATGAAGGCGTATTTGTCTGGCCGAGTAAATGAGCTTGAGTTTGACGCAAAAGTACTGGAAAAATTAATTGAACACGGTGTACTTTGGCGACCAGAGCCTGGTGAAGATTTACGCTTAAGAAGTTCAATTAGAGGCTTGTTAGAAAACAACCTTAGGGATGAGCGCAACCGTCAGCTAGATGCCAATATAGGCACTAAGCTAGAATTAATTAAAACTGTAACGTCACATTATAAAGAAGCATTACATCATCAAAATTATGCTGAAGCAGAAGTGTATATTGAAGATTTAACCGAGCAGGTATATGGCTTGGTGGATAGCTTAAAATCAAACGTGCGTAATTTATGGCGCCGCATCCATAACGAGTTTGGTTATGTGGCGTCGATTAATGCCAAAATTAGAGAAAATGAGCTAGCCCAAAGCCAGCTAACTGAAATGCGTAAACAACTGGAAATGTTTCACTTTGATGAGTTAGCTGCTATTGCTGGTACCTCAAGAGAGTTGCGCCGCTTATTAGTGGTGCAATTACAGCGAAGTTACAGTGAAATAAGCCAAGAGTTAAGTATTGCTCAAAGTAAGTTAATTGACTTATTGGGTAAATTTAGACAATACCTGCACCGCTCGCAGTTATTAAAAGGTTTTGTCTTGCATGCGCAGCAAAAGCCTGATTATCAAGTTAAAGACTATTCTGCAAAACATAATGTGCCGAATTTGTTTAACCAAGCAAAAGCAATAATAAAACCAGCCCAAATAGATGTGAACAACATTGAACACGAGCGCTTATTTGCTGAAGTTGTTAGTCATATTAAAGAAGTTCGCCATGCTAATTTAGGCGTTAAAGATAAACGCCAAGCGCAAGGCTTTGAAATAAATGACATTGAACAAATAGATATTGAAAGCGATTTAATAAAGAAAAACGTTGAAAGTTACTTTTGTCAGGTCATTGACTCCGGACATCGTATGTCGGCGCTTGAATATCATCAACAAAACCAATTAGATTTAGATCAAGAAGTTTGGGTGTACGGAGTTATTAATGGCTATCAAGGGTTAAGCAGCGAAGAGCAAGATTTTTTTGAAATAGGCACAGAAGGGCATGTGCATCCGCAGTTTAATGGTAACTATATTATTGAAGATGTTGAATTAGGGCTGCGTTAA
- a CDS encoding ATP-binding protein: MSGLKRIILIDTHLPGLVELKVDGHTNICGTNASGKTTLQRLLPVFYGESPNKVVPATRDNFQTWYLPRESSFIIYEYQRLDGVMCMAILTSSNTGVLYRFVEKGFTVEDFIGEDIAGRCSIAVSEIIRNMRRNNIIHTKALNTKEFRAVIQNDRAVMALSSNKRDLLTASRYFSLCESDARLRHIEKLIKAVHSKEGKMETIKAMIAAILEEDGVETPSNKISKAQVEDWIKECSLIKQFDELMPQYHKLQKVNAQLDHTEARLSQLKHQLSVDLSLLSDSIVTAEHNHQAYKSQLNELNTSFEQQRDELNRDISLTKAEVNSSEQHLDQIEDEFNAWQYKSIETHQANLDKIPSWQSQLQSKTEQHSLLTEEHQDIEAAYHKRLAEIEKKQSKELAQLNDQKDQSRDDLRDKQMAEQKALQQLQASQDDRFSGIKNDFERQINEGTLNLQTVKVQIETSGPTVTEQDAMALIDASVEQAQFEEDQIRGDLSKLQDDIQQLKYQQIGSNEKLNKARSNVVTCNKRLTAIEVLLYPGENTLLEFLRKEHNGWEAHLGKVLNPELLTRTDLAPSLIDNNTDLSSVYGVLLDTDAIVDNETTQTEAQLQKQYDVAGQDLKAAKNLQIECEVELEGLNKKVREKEQQLTTIHSQCQFKEQSRKRVQDERGQLKSEQKQALNERKLKQQKSLQQLQKSLEKLIANQQQAYEGHKEQCHDEKMEHELHWQQLVGDIEQKLNQIKNQIDDANEQHKAGIKACKKWYKDELTSREVDVEQIASLKQDIAKLQDDIIITNKHRDSVSEYMRWYELVFTKQKASYLAGLSKAKDSNAKAMRLLAEKSAMHHQQRQQLQDQLQQLEKALAEQKELASGINGLKPQFTLLQLPTTEPVTEQATPSARLVEGRELLDQQRRATQDITSYVNYFDNAIGQKSGISLTETWEHARRDCLITNTQGLQVLDSRKMVNELETLLTVLVPQHLEGVRNNGLNFGNDLTQYYNILADIDTRISSQSRRISKEVDQELFLDGVSESSVKIRSKISEFDFWPKLARFNKLHHSWLNDEKSSLPDEEYTQTIREVLEVLGKATMTGGISQLLDIELHLKEGNSELVIRTDRQLNESSSHGMAYLILCKFLLAFTRLLRGHSKVVIHWPIDEIGTLANKNVKKIFDACKANQITVLGAFPNPESDVLHFFENRYLIDKSAQQQKLRMVQPKVNPITERLKQRQQADELGQVEEAL; encoded by the coding sequence ATGTCTGGCTTAAAACGGATCATTTTAATCGACACTCATTTACCTGGTTTAGTGGAACTAAAAGTAGATGGGCACACTAATATTTGTGGTACTAATGCCTCAGGTAAAACTACCCTGCAACGTTTACTTCCAGTTTTTTATGGTGAATCGCCCAATAAAGTTGTGCCAGCAACTCGTGACAACTTCCAAACTTGGTACTTACCCAGAGAATCAAGCTTTATTATTTACGAGTACCAACGCTTAGATGGCGTTATGTGTATGGCAATATTAACGTCGTCAAACACTGGTGTATTGTATCGCTTTGTTGAAAAAGGTTTTACTGTTGAAGATTTTATTGGTGAAGACATCGCCGGAAGATGTTCTATAGCGGTTAGTGAAATAATTCGTAATATGCGCCGTAACAATATCATCCACACAAAGGCATTAAATACGAAAGAATTTAGAGCTGTTATTCAAAATGACAGGGCGGTGATGGCGCTAAGCAGTAATAAGCGTGATTTATTAACCGCGTCTCGTTATTTTAGTTTGTGTGAAAGCGACGCACGTTTACGCCATATAGAAAAACTGATCAAAGCCGTGCATTCCAAAGAAGGTAAAATGGAAACGATCAAAGCGATGATCGCCGCCATTCTAGAAGAAGATGGTGTTGAAACCCCAAGTAATAAAATATCAAAAGCGCAAGTTGAGGATTGGATCAAAGAATGCTCACTAATAAAACAATTTGATGAGCTGATGCCGCAATATCATAAACTTCAAAAAGTGAATGCACAGTTAGATCATACTGAAGCTCGCCTAAGCCAATTAAAACATCAATTGTCAGTCGATTTATCGCTATTGAGCGATTCAATTGTTACTGCCGAGCACAATCATCAGGCCTACAAATCTCAACTTAACGAGTTAAATACATCTTTTGAGCAACAAAGAGATGAGCTAAACCGTGATATATCGCTTACCAAAGCAGAAGTGAATAGCTCTGAGCAGCACCTTGATCAAATTGAAGATGAGTTTAACGCATGGCAATACAAGAGTATTGAAACTCATCAGGCCAATTTAGATAAAATTCCTTCTTGGCAATCACAATTACAATCAAAAACTGAACAACATTCACTGCTTACTGAAGAGCATCAAGATATTGAAGCTGCTTATCATAAGCGCTTAGCTGAAATAGAAAAAAAGCAATCGAAAGAGCTAGCACAACTTAACGATCAAAAAGATCAAAGCCGCGACGATTTACGCGATAAACAGATGGCTGAACAAAAAGCCCTGCAGCAATTACAAGCTAGCCAAGATGATAGGTTTAGTGGCATTAAGAATGATTTTGAACGACAAATAAACGAAGGCACGCTTAATTTACAAACAGTAAAAGTACAAATAGAGACAAGTGGACCAACAGTTACTGAACAAGACGCGATGGCGCTAATTGATGCCTCGGTAGAGCAAGCGCAATTTGAAGAAGATCAAATACGTGGCGATTTATCGAAGTTACAAGATGATATCCAGCAGCTTAAGTACCAACAAATTGGCAGTAATGAAAAGCTCAATAAAGCCAGAAGTAATGTTGTTACTTGCAATAAGCGATTAACCGCAATTGAAGTGCTCCTTTACCCTGGTGAGAACACGTTATTAGAATTTTTACGTAAAGAGCACAATGGTTGGGAAGCTCATCTGGGTAAAGTATTAAATCCAGAGTTGTTAACGCGCACTGATTTAGCACCATCATTAATCGACAACAATACTGACTTATCCAGTGTGTATGGAGTATTACTAGATACTGATGCGATAGTTGATAATGAAACGACTCAAACTGAAGCGCAGCTGCAAAAACAGTATGATGTAGCAGGGCAAGATTTAAAAGCTGCTAAAAATTTACAAATTGAATGTGAAGTCGAACTGGAAGGCTTGAACAAAAAGGTTCGTGAAAAAGAACAGCAACTTACCACGATTCATTCACAGTGCCAATTTAAAGAGCAAAGTCGTAAACGTGTGCAAGATGAGCGTGGGCAATTAAAGTCTGAACAAAAACAAGCGTTAAATGAGCGTAAGTTGAAACAGCAAAAAAGTTTACAACAACTGCAAAAGTCTTTAGAAAAACTGATTGCTAATCAACAACAGGCATATGAAGGACATAAAGAGCAGTGCCATGATGAAAAAATGGAGCATGAGCTGCATTGGCAACAACTTGTTGGTGATATAGAGCAAAAGCTAAATCAAATTAAAAACCAAATAGACGATGCAAATGAGCAACATAAAGCTGGTATAAAAGCTTGTAAAAAGTGGTATAAGGATGAACTTACCAGTCGTGAAGTTGATGTTGAACAAATTGCTTCATTAAAACAAGACATTGCCAAACTGCAAGACGATATAATTATTACCAATAAACACCGTGATAGTGTAAGCGAGTATATGCGTTGGTATGAGTTAGTCTTCACAAAACAAAAGGCAAGCTACTTAGCTGGCTTATCAAAAGCCAAAGATAGTAATGCAAAAGCGATGCGCTTATTAGCAGAGAAAAGCGCAATGCATCACCAACAAAGACAGCAATTGCAAGACCAATTACAACAACTTGAAAAAGCCTTAGCAGAACAAAAAGAGCTCGCTTCAGGTATTAATGGCTTAAAACCACAGTTTACCCTTTTACAACTACCTACAACTGAGCCTGTTACCGAGCAAGCTACACCTTCAGCGAGACTAGTAGAAGGGCGCGAATTATTAGACCAACAGCGTCGTGCCACTCAAGACATCACCAGTTATGTTAATTATTTTGATAATGCCATAGGCCAAAAGTCAGGTATAAGCTTAACCGAAACTTGGGAACATGCACGCCGTGATTGTTTAATAACTAATACACAAGGACTTCAAGTATTAGACTCTCGTAAAATGGTAAATGAATTAGAAACATTGCTAACCGTATTGGTACCTCAGCATTTAGAAGGTGTACGCAACAATGGTTTAAATTTCGGCAATGATTTAACTCAGTATTATAACATTTTAGCGGATATTGATACGCGGATCTCATCGCAATCTCGTCGTATATCAAAAGAAGTTGATCAAGAACTATTCCTTGATGGTGTTTCAGAATCGTCAGTGAAAATTCGCTCTAAAATTTCAGAATTTGATTTTTGGCCAAAACTGGCACGCTTTAATAAACTGCATCACTCTTGGCTTAATGATGAAAAGTCGTCATTGCCTGATGAAGAATATACACAAACTATACGTGAAGTACTCGAAGTGCTAGGTAAAGCAACAATGACCGGTGGTATAAGTCAGTTGTTAGACATTGAGCTGCACTTAAAAGAAGGTAATTCAGAATTAGTCATTCGTACCGACAGGCAACTAAATGAATCATCAAGTCATGGTATGGCCTACCTTATTTTATGTAAGTTTTTACTCGCATTCACTCGCTTACTACGTGGCCACTCAAAGGTTGTTATACATTGGCCTATCGACGAAATTGGCACTTTAGCGAACAAGAATGTAAAGAAAATTTTTGATGCCTGTAAAGCTAACCAAATTACCGTGCTTGGAGCATTTCCTAATCCAGAGTCGGATGTTTTGCACTTTTTTGAAAATCGCTACTTAATTGATAAAAGTGCACAACAGCAAAAACTAAGAATGGTACAACCGAAAGTAAACCCTATTACAGAGCGTTTAAAGCAACGTCAACAAGCAGATGAACTTGGGCAAGTGGAGGAAGCACTATGA
- a CDS encoding efflux RND transporter periplasmic adaptor subunit: MNTAKLFPCILSLFILSACNEPQVIAPEKVEVIVTQLSQKNIPLYGHYIANTQASLDVEVRARVEGYLEQQHFLEGSFVIKDQLLYSIDDGPYQAALASAQASHIQAKNALAKANRDVKRIKPLYEQDASSQLDLDNAFADLDSAQASLKSAEASLQQSELELSYTQIRAPISGVVSASNADIGALVGGSGISLLTNVQKVDPLFIEFQMTTLDYLQARRRLKSYYEKYKADIEGTSVEGLVTITLPDGSEYPHLGQMKFTAPKANQETATFTARAEIINPDRELLPGQYTKARIQLDELDNSLLLPEQAVKFEQSGSFVYVVLPQNTIERRFVVLGRNVGGSFLVQSGLSNGEKVVLEGTHKVQHGSHVIAIMAKDIKEAAKKAQESENKSQKKAAEKPAKAKEK; this comes from the coding sequence ATGAACACGGCAAAACTTTTTCCCTGCATACTTTCTTTATTTATTTTAAGTGCTTGTAATGAACCACAAGTAATCGCTCCTGAAAAAGTTGAAGTGATCGTTACGCAGCTAAGCCAAAAAAATATTCCTTTGTATGGTCACTATATTGCTAATACCCAAGCTTCCCTTGATGTTGAAGTTCGAGCCCGAGTAGAGGGTTACCTTGAACAACAACATTTTTTAGAAGGCAGTTTCGTGATTAAAGATCAACTGCTCTACTCTATTGATGATGGTCCGTACCAAGCCGCACTGGCCAGTGCTCAAGCCAGTCATATTCAGGCGAAAAATGCTTTAGCAAAAGCCAATAGAGATGTAAAAAGAATTAAGCCACTTTATGAGCAAGACGCTTCCAGTCAGCTTGACTTAGATAATGCTTTTGCCGATTTAGACAGCGCGCAAGCCAGTTTAAAATCAGCGGAAGCATCCTTGCAACAATCGGAATTAGAGCTAAGCTATACTCAAATTCGTGCTCCCATATCAGGCGTTGTCAGTGCTTCAAATGCCGACATTGGTGCATTAGTTGGCGGTTCAGGCATTTCATTACTCACCAATGTACAAAAAGTAGATCCGTTGTTCATCGAATTTCAAATGACAACATTAGATTACTTGCAAGCCAGACGCCGGTTAAAAAGTTACTATGAAAAATATAAAGCAGATATTGAGGGTACCTCAGTTGAAGGTTTAGTAACAATTACATTACCCGATGGCAGCGAATACCCACACTTAGGACAAATGAAATTCACTGCGCCAAAAGCAAATCAAGAAACTGCAACATTTACCGCCAGAGCTGAAATTATCAACCCTGACAGAGAACTGCTACCGGGACAATATACGAAAGCACGTATACAGCTTGATGAACTTGACAATAGTTTATTACTGCCAGAGCAGGCGGTAAAGTTTGAACAAAGTGGCTCCTTTGTTTATGTGGTATTACCGCAAAACACCATAGAGCGTCGCTTTGTTGTCTTAGGTCGCAATGTCGGCGGAAGCTTTCTAGTACAAAGCGGCTTAAGTAATGGTGAAAAAGTAGTGTTAGAAGGGACTCACAAAGTGCAACATGGTAGCCATGTAATTGCCATTATGGCAAAAGACATAAAAGAGGCGGCTAAAAAAGCCCAGGAATCTGAAAACAAATCCCAGAAAAAAGCGGCTGAAAAGCCAGCTAAAGCCAAAGAAAAATAA